In Fusarium oxysporum Fo47 chromosome XI, complete sequence, the following are encoded in one genomic region:
- a CDS encoding endo-1,4-beta-xylanase A (Xylanase A; 1,4-beta-D-xylan xylanohydrolase A; Endo-1,4-beta-xylanase GH10 A; Xylanase A. 1,4-beta-D-xylan xylanohydrolase A. Endo-1,4-beta-xylanase GH10 A; Xylanase A. 1,4-beta-D-xylan xylanohydrolase A. Endo-1,4-beta-xylanase GH10 A. Xylanase A. 1,4-beta-D-xylan xylanohydrolase A. ...): MKAAGKQYFGTALTVRNDQGEINIINNKNEIGSITPENAMKWEAIQPNRGQFNWGPADQHAAAATSRGYELRCHTLVWHSQLPSWVANGNWNNQTLQAVMRDHINAVMGRYRGKCTHWDVVNEALNEDGTYRDSVFLRVIGEAYIPIAFRMALAADPTTKLYYNDYNLEYGNAKTEGAKRIARLVKSYGLRIDGIGLQAHMTSESTPTQNTPTPSRAKLASVLQGLADLGVDVAYTELDIRMNTPATQQKLQTNADAYARIVGSCMDVKRCVGITVWGISDKYSWVPGTFPGEGSALLWNDNFQKKPSYTSTLNTINRR; this comes from the exons ATGAAGGCCGCTGGCAAGCAGTACTTCGGCACTGCTCTCACCGTGCGCAATGACCAGGGAgagatcaacatcatcaacaacaagaatgaGATTGGATCCATCACCCCCGAGAACGCCATGAAGTGGGAGGCCATCCAGCCCAACCGCGGCCAGTTCAATTGGGGTCCCGCTGACCAGCACGCTGCCGCCGCCACCTCACGAGGTTACGAGCTGCGTTGCCATACTCTTGTTTGGCACAGCCAGCTCCCATCGTGGGTTGCGAACGGCAACTGGAACAACCAGACTCTGCAGGCTGTGATGAGAGATCACATCAACGCTGTTATGGGACGTTACCGTGGAAAGTGCACTCACTGGGACGTTGTCAACGAGG CTCTCAACGAGGATGGAACTTACCGTGACAGCGTCTTCCTCCGCGTCATCGGCGAGGCCTACATCCCCATCGCCTTCCGCATGGCCCTGGCAGCAGACCCCACCACCAAGCTCTACTACAACGACTACAACCTCGAGTACGGCAACGCCAAGACCGAGGGTGCCAAGCGCATCGCCAGACTCGTCAAGTCCTACGGTCTTCGCATCGACGGCATCGGTCTGCAGGCTCACATGACCAGCGAGAGCACTCCTACCCAAAACACCCCTACCCCCTCGCGAGCCAAGCTGGCTTCCGTCCTCCAGGGCCTCGCTGACCTGGGCGTCGACGTCGCTTACACTGAGCTGGACATTCGCATGAACACTCCTGCTACCCAGCAGAAGCTCCAGACCAATGCTGATGCCTATGCCAGAATCGTTGGATCTTGCATGGATGTTAAGCGATGCGTTGGTATCACTGTCTGG GGTATCTCTGATAAGTATTCTTGGGTCCCCGGAACTTTCCCCGGAGAGGGATCTGCTCTGCTTTGGAACGACAACTTCCAGAAGAAGCCATCTTATACTTCTACCTTGAACACTATTAACCGCCGCTAA
- a CDS encoding cytochrome P450: MLSVSILAGAVAATTVLCIGYVVYNIFLHPLRNFPGPLLCRASPLYRHYKFLRGDLLFETQRLHEQYGPVVRIRPNELSFIDPEAWRDIYVAHGGSARLGDMARYDRFYQWAGPSAPETFVSLNRPYHDSMKRQLAPAFSERSLQFQEPIIQGYTDTLIRKLTEVSKDGNPVNLREWFNYYTFDIIGNLGFGSDFGGLESEQYHPWVKAVSQNVREFAFMQVLMYLGLQRIVHVLSGSSLLRGKILHEHLTREKVEARIKVEKPRLDIFQPLLDRKPPLTFAQLMENSTILITAGSESSVTLLVAAVSLLTDNPAKLQKLAEEVRSTFNNDDEITIVSVNQLTYLAACLNEALRCFPAVPPALPRVVPHGGAVIAGHAVPEKTVVAVASWATNHSERHFKKALGYHPERFLKDPEFSKDRFEAFQPFGLGHGNCPGRNLAWAETRLALARIVYNFDIESVPESRGWTTKQKAYMLWDKKPFWAVLKPVR; this comes from the exons ATGCTTAGTGTCTCGATTCTAGCTGGAGCTGTCGCTGCT ACGACAGTCCTCTGTATTGGATACGTGGTGTATAACATCTTCCTGCACCCGCTGCGTAACTTTCCTGGTCCGCTTCTCTGTCGGGCTTCCCCATTGTACCGTCACTACAAGTTCTTGCGTGGAGATCTTTTATTCGAGACTCAACGTCTGCACGAGCAATATGGTCCTGTTGTGCGCATCCGGCCCAACGAGCTGTCTTTCATTGACCCGGAAGCCTGGAGAGACATATATGTCGCTCATGGAGGCTCAGCTCGACTTGGGGATATGGCCAGGTATGACAGATTCTATCAGTGGGCTGGTCCCAGCGCTCCAGAGACCTTTGTCTCGTTAAATAGGCCGTATCATGATTCTATGAAGCGGCAGCTCGCACCGGCCTTCTCAGAACGATCGTTGCAGTTCCAGGAGCCCATCATCCAAGGATATACGGATACACTTATCCGCAAATTGACAGAGGTTTCAAAGGACGGAAACCCTGTCAATCTGCGCGAGTGGTTTAACTATTACACTTTCGATATCATCGGAAATCTCGGCTTTGGGTCTGACTTTGGAGGGCTTGAATCTGAGCAATACCATCCTTGGGTCAAAGCTGTTAGTCAGAACGTTAGAGAGTTTGCCTTCATGCAGGTTTTGATGTACTTGGGACTTCAACGGATTGTCCATGTGTTGTCAGGCAGTTCCCTTCTGAGGGGTAAGATACTGCACGAACACCTCACGAGGGAAAAGGTCGAGGCTCGCATCAAGGTGGAAAAGCCAAGACTCGATATATTCCAACCCCTCCTTGACCGAAAGCCACCTCTG ACATTTGCTCAGCTTATGGAGAATTCTACCATTTTAATCACAGCAGGCTCAGAGAGCTCTGTCACCTTGTTAGTAGCCGCAGTCTCTCTGCTGACTGACAATCCAGCCAAACTGCAGAAGCTGGCTGAGGAAGTTCGATCAACCTTCAACAACGACGATGAGATCACAATAGTATCTGTCAACCAACTGACCTATCTGGCTGCCTGCCTGAATGAGGCCCTGCGATGTTTTCCCGCAGTCCCGCCTGCGTTGCCAAGAGTCGTCCCCCATGGCGGTGCAGTTATTGCTGGCCATGCTGTACCAGAGAAG ACGGTTGTCGCTGTTGCTTCGTGGGCCACGAACCACTCTGAGCGACACTTTAAAAAGGCTCTTGGATATCATCCTGAGCGTTTTCTGAAGGACCCCGAATTCTCTAAAGACCGCTTTGAGGCGTTCCAGCCATTTGGTTTGGGTCATGGAAACTGCCCCGGTCGCAA TCTCGCCTGGGCTGAAACACGCCTGGCATTGGCGCGCATCGTTTACAATTTTGACATTGAGTCAGTGCCGGAAAGTAGAGGCTGGACCACCAAACAGAAAGCATACATGCTGTGGGACAAGAAGCCGTTTTGGGCGGTACTCAAACCTGTTCGGTAA
- a CDS encoding uncharacterized protein (expressed protein), translating to MASSDDQCEVPELLTRFTSWKHPQTAHIFQYSRLSCDRSLKEVSQNEVISRNGEFAACGGLYGSWVYPGGDAERIKVVADFYSAWVFLDDLIDNSIDMKYTCDVLDDIKARVAGPRQGNQGLDHLFRLWSHEGWNSELLQLSKAEIDLWLHCTQALRKIEVEQEPVSVEEYLTYRQTNAAMGLMFLIVPFTRPDLADDLLRLRKWSPDTLKNIFSYSGRNMGVILDLYKLNAHHAQITEYSHIAAIVQQNSDTRIDFQQAVDRSAEIFHEYEDKLAVEFAKVATLSPRLAKALEDVHAGSIAWLNLMRGRRYVKKTQSRRRSYGGKIAAIIICGLLLATILILWLWPSLWSHYVPIGGRQIFADM from the coding sequence ATGGCATCCTCCGACGATCAGTGCGAGGTACCCGAGCTGCTTACCCGCTTCACTAGCTGGAAGCATCCTCAGACGGCCCACATATTCCAGTACTCCAGGCTGAGCTGTGACCGCTCACTGAAAGAAGTCTCCCAGAATGAGGTTATCTCGCGCAATGGCGAATTTGCCGCATGCGGAGGTCTCTACGGAAGCTGGGTCTACCCTGGCGGCGATGCTGAGAGGATCAAGGTCGTCGCCGACTTTTATTCAGCTTGGGTCTTTCTGGATGACCTCATCGACAACAGCATTGACATGAAATACACATGCGATGTGcttgacgacatcaaggCCCGGGTGGCAGGTCCTCGCCAGGGCAACCAAGGCCTTGACCATTTATTCAGGCTCTGGAGTCATGAGGGCTGGAACAGCGAACTTCTTCAGCTGTCAAAGGCTGAAATAGATCTCTGGCTCCACTGTACCCAGGCTCTTCGGAAGATTGAAGTGGAACAAGAACCAGTCTCTGTGGAGGAATACTTGACCTACAGGCAGACCAATGCCGCTATGGGTCTCATGTTTCTCATCGTGCCATTCACGAGGCCAGATCTTGCCGATGACCTCCTTCGTCTGCGCAAATGGTCACCAGATACCCTGAAGAACATTTTCAGCTACAGTGGCCGAAATATGGGCGTGATTCTCGACCTATACAAGCTCAATGCGCACCATGCCCAGATCACCGAATACAGCCACATCGCTGCCATTGTTCAGCAGAATTCCGACACCCGCATAGACTTCCAGCAGGCTGTTGACCGCTCAGCTGAGATATTTCACGAGTATGAGGACAAGCTTGCCGTTGAGTTCGCCAAGGTGGCTACCTTGAGCCCCCGACTCGCCAAAGCGTTGGAGGATGTTCACGCCGGTAGCATTGCTTGGCTCAACCTCATGCGCGGCCGCAGATACGTCAAGAAGACCCAGTCGCGACGTCGAAGCTATGGTGGAAAGATCGCTGCGATCATCATCTGTGGGCTCCTCCTGGCTACTATTCTTATCCTATGGCTATGGCCTTCTTTGTGGTCTCATTATGTCCCCATTGGAGGCAGACAAATCTTTGCAGACATGTAA
- a CDS encoding putative methyltransferase: MDWMVDKDSQRQLEGQDRDARGGNEVNARSGEFTFNCPSMTDLRATDSVPLGANPQFQSAARSASSAEHASSATSSFIQAEDWDDSASLTDSVRTFPEEFGRTYHAYRAGSYLFPNDNPEQERLGIMGECYKMIMKGKLYMAPLSSRRPPKNILDIATGIGDWAVQMGDIFPEATIIGTDLSPIQPNDVPPNVYFYVEDSSDEWMFNHKFDYIHTRSTSGCWSDFETQIAQQAFNALEPGGWFESQETDCIPLCDDDTLDPQGPVATWCNDLIVAADKLQRPAIFGKKLKEIYERVGFVDVHERIIKMPINGWAKDPRLKQVGWMWADHMLDGLSGFSYQLLNKAFERTSAQIEVSLIDVRRDLVNTRIHAYMPLYIVWGRKPK; encoded by the exons ATGGACTGGATGGTGGATAAGGACAGTCAGCGACAGTTGGAGGGCCAAGACCGAGATGCCCGCGGTGGAAACGAGGTCAATGCCCGAAGTGGGGAATTCACTTTCAACTGCCCCTCGATGACTGACTTGAGAGCGACAGACAGCGTTCCATTGGGAGCTAAT CCTCAGTTTCAGTCTGCGGCCAGATCAGCGTCTTCAGCAGAACATGCCTCATCAGCGACGTCGAGTTTTATCCAGGCCGAGGACTGGGACGATTCGGCTTCTTTGACGGATAGTGTGCGAACATTTCCTGAAGAGTTTGGTCGCACTTATCATGCTTATCGTGCTGGAT CATACCTGTTCCCTAATGACAATCCAGAGCAAGAGCGACTTGGAATTATGGGCGAGTGCTATAAGATGATCATGAAAGGCAAGCTGTATATGGCACCGCTCTCATCTAGAAGGCCGCCGAAGAACATTCTCGATATCGCCACAGGTATAGGCGACTGGGCTGTCCAGATGGGTGATATCTTCCCTGAAGCTACAATTATTGGCACAGACCTGTCTCCCATCCAACCAAACGATGTGCCTCCAAATGTATACTTCTACGTTGAAGACTC AAGCGACGAGTGGATGTTCAATCACAAGTTCGACTATATCCACACGCGTAGCACTTCCGGATGCTGGTCCGATTTCGAGACGCAGATAGCCCAGCAAGCCTTCAATGCGCTTGAACCCGGCGGCTGGTTTGAGTCGCAAGAGACGGACTGCATTCCCTTATGCGACGACGACACTCTTGACCCTCAAGGCCCGGTTGCGACGTGGTGCAACGACTTGATAGTGGCAGCAGATAAGCTACAGCGCCCGGCTATCTTTGGCAAAAAGCTCAAAGAGATCTACGAGCGGGTTGGCTTTGTGGATGTCCACGAACGTATAATCAAGATGCCTATCAACGGCTGGGCCAAGGATCCACGGCTCAAGCAGGTGGGGTGGATGTGGGCTGATCACATGCTCGATGGTCTATCGGGATTCTCTTACCAGCTCTTGAATAAGGCCTTTGAACGAACCAGTGCGCAGATTGAG GTCTCTCTAATTGATGTTCGGCGAGATCTTGTGAACACGCGCATTCATGCCTATATGCCTCTTTATATCGTCTGGGGGAGGAAGCCAAAGTAA
- a CDS encoding Six-hairpin glycosidase-like protein encodes MSSSAGGTTILDRDLLLKGLEDQPWFEKNIPLLEIPDKHIQEVYYYRWQTYKEHLVYTGAKYGYMASEFLNRVSYGAPYGGIVAAAGHHITEGRWIRDTRYGQDIAKYWLAGPGQFPKPMRDDVNKDTSDWAHEYSFWAATALWKQYLVTGDKDFIVGQLANLVKQYRGWDTHYSSSLGLYWQVPVWDATEYTAASYESGDPYHGGVGFRPTINSYQYGDAIAIAKIAALCGDSELEHEYRSRAESLRTALQKHLWDSESNFYKHRARDDNPSGSLLGTREIMGYLPWMFSMPCDDSQLAAFSQLTDPQGFLSNFGPTTAERRSKWFMYEAENCCRWDGPSWPFATSQTLTAVENVLHDYPAQNYIAPEDYYEMLHRYARTQYRNGEPYVAEAHHPDADRWMYDSYNHSEDYNHSTFVDNVLAGLVGLRAQSGESIVVNPLTPSNWDYFAVENIAYHGHSITVLWDRTGSVYDRGEGLRVYLDGQLVGSRRTIGLIKVEVGPSLPTHVSSQINIASNGQRDPQLPIAFASYTCPADDPMRAINGMIFRRGIPQNSRWTSYNSPNPKDHFGVDLHKDKAIDNVRLFFYDDAGGVRIPNTYDLQYWVGDAWVPIPGQVRSPMPTSSNAETKIAFPSILTSRLRVEAPDAGSGVGWGLSEFEIWTSSE; translated from the coding sequence ATGTCATCGTCTGCTGGAGGTACTACCATTCTCGACCGCGATCTGCTTCTAAAAGGCCTAGAAGATCAGCCCTGGTTCGAGAAGAACATTCCACTGCTGGAAATACCTGATAAGCATATCCAAGAAGTATACTACTATCGTTGGCAAACCTACAAAGAACACCTTGTTTACACTGGAGCCAAGTATGGTTACATGGCCAGTGAGTTCTTGAACCGTGTCAGCTATGGCGCACCATACGGTGGTATTGTGGCTGCTGCAGGCCATCATATCACCGAAGGTCGGTGGATACGTGATACGAGATACGGCCAGGATATCGCAAAGTATTGGCTCGCTGGACCAGGCCAGTTCCCAAAACCAATGAGAGACGATGTCAACAAAGATACCTCCGATTGGGCGCACGAATACAGCTTCTGGGCTGCCACTGCGTTGTGGAAACAGTACTTGGTCACAGGAGATAAAGACTTTATTGTTGGACAGCTCGCAAATCTAGTGAAACAGTATCGAGGGTGGGATACCCATTACTCCAGCTCCCTGGGGCTGTATTGGCAGGTGCCTGTTTGGGATGCGACAGAGTATACAGCTGCTTCCTACGAGTCTGGTGATCCCTATCACGGAGGTGTCGGATTTCGGCCAACGATTAATTCTTATCAGTATGGCGATGCGATTGCGATAGCAAAAATTGCTGCATTGTGCGGTGACTCTGAGCTCGAACACGAATATCGAAGCCGGGCAGAAAGTCTGCGAACTGCTTTGCAAAAGCATCTCTGGGACAGCGAGAGCAACTTCTACAAGCACCGAGCCCGTGACGACAACCCCTCCGGCTCCTTGCTGGGTACCAGAGAAATCATGGGTTATCTTCCATGGATGTTTAGCATGCCGTGCGATGATTCCCAACTCGCCGCCTTTTCCCAGCTCACAGACCCTCAAGGATTTCTCTCAAACTTTGGTCCAACTACAGCTGAGCGAAGAAGTAAGTGGTTCATGTACGAAGCAGAGAATTGTTGCCGTTGGGACGGTCCTTCATGGCCGTTTGCAACCTCGCAGACTCTAActgctgttgagaatgtGCTTCATGATTATCCAGCACAGAACTACATCGCTCCCGAGGACTACTACGAGATGCTGCATCGGTACGCTCGAACACAGTACAGAAATGGAGAACCCTACGTCGCTGAAGCTCATCATCCTGATGCAGACAGATGGATGTATGACAGCTACAATCACAGCGAAGATTACAATCACTCAACCTTTGTTGATAATGTTTTGGCCGGTCTTGTAGGACTTCGAGCCCAGTCTGGGGAATCAATAGTTGTCAATCCCTTGACTCCTTCAAACTGGGACTATTTTGCCGTCGAGAATATAGCCTACCACGGGCATTCTATCACTGTCCTATGGGACAGGACAGGTTCAGTCTACGACCGAGGCGAAGGCTTGAGAGTTTACCTTGACGGTCAGCTTGTCGGAAGTCGCAGAACCATCGGTCTCATAAAAGTCGAGGTCGGTCCATCTCTCCCAACACATGTTTCCTCCCAAATAAACATCGCATCAAATGGCCAGCGAGATCCTCAACTTCCAATTGCTTTCGCTTCATACACGTGTCCGGCGGATGATCCCATGCGAGCTATCAACGGAATGATCTTCCGAAGAGGGATACCACAAAACAGCCGCTGGACTTCATATAACAGCCCAAACCCAAAAGACCATTTCGGAGTCGACTTACATAAGGATAAAGCTATCGATAATGTGCGACTGTTCTTCTATGATGACGCTGGCGGCGTTCGGATCCCAAATACTTACGATCTTCAGTACTGGGTAGGTGATGCATGGGTACCAATCCCTGGCCAGGTTCGCAGTCCGATGCCAACGAGCTCAAATGCCGAGACGAAGATTGCCTTCCCCTCCATATTGACTTCTCGACTGCGTGTTGAGGCACCCGATGCTGGGTCTGGTGTTGGATGGGGGTTATCTGAATTTGAGATTTGGACATCTAGCGAATAG
- a CDS encoding choline transport protein encodes MAAPDDQGISSMKRSLDISETKAEIDADELRLAQMGHTQELNRHFSTLSLIGLASTTTISWTGLGLGLITEIGAGGPGAVIYGFILVTILQCFLGASLAEFVSSYPTEGGMYHWIAAVAPRRATGILSFLTGWFSVLGWIFTTASTNIIYAQILMALIALYVADLEIKAWQTFIVYQGLNLLTAGVVMFGNKIIPALNKFSLFYLQIGWLVVLVTVVACAPTHRDPEFVFRTWINTTGWNNPICFITGLVNPLFSLGGLDGVTHITEEMPNPSKNAPLAIAITLSIAFCTGITYLISLMFSIQDFDQLTSGNTGMPLAELFRQVTQKTGGAFGLLFILFIALGPCVVSSQLSTGRIFWAFSRDGAIPFSKVWSKVHPSLKIPFNSQLAVTAVIAALGCLYLGSSTAFNSLLGTAVTINNISYMFPILTNLLTGRKNMHKGVFHMGPTIGPIVNTVTVCWLTFAIIFFSFPYVMPVEVANMNYTCVVVGGLAILIGAWWLKAGKEYTEKMMKAKEE; translated from the exons ATGGCTGCACCAGACGATCAAGGTATATCCAGCATGAAGCGGAGTCTGGATATTTCAGAGACGAAAGCCGAAATAGATGCGGATGAGTTACGCCTGGCGCAAATGG GTCATACCCAGGAGCTCAATCGACATTTCAGCACCCTGAGTCTGATCGGTCTGGCCTCCACGACAACTATCTCATGGACAGGGTTGGGTCTTGGTTTGATCACTGAGATTGGAGCTGGAGGTCCCGGCGCAGTTATCTACGGCTTCATCCTCGTGACAATCCTGCAATGCTTCCTCGGAGCGTCACTCGCTGAGTTCGTGTCGTCTTACCCTACCGAGGGCGGCATGTATCATTGGATTGCCGCCGTTGcgccaagaagagcaacTGGTATTCTTAGCTTTCTCACTGGTTGGTTCAGTGTTCTCGGCT GGATCTTCACCACTGCATCTACCAACATCATCTACGCTCAAATTCTCATGGCATTGATCGCTCTGTATGTAGCTGACCTCGAGATCAAGGCCTGGCAGACGTTTATCGTCTACCAAGGCTTGAACCTACTCACCGCTGGCGTTGTCATGTTTGGGAACAAGATAATCCCAGCTCTGAACAAGTTCTCGCTCTTCTACTTACAGATCGGCTGGCTCGTTGTGCTAGTCACCGTCGTCGCATGCGCCCCAACACATCGTGATCCCGAATTCGTCTTCAGGACTTGGATCAACACGACTGGTTGGAATAACCCCATTTGCTTCATCACGGGATTGGTTAATCCTTTATTCtctcttggtggtcttgacGGAGTGACCCATATCACAGAGGAGATGCCCAAT CCTTCGAAGAATGCTCCTCTTGCCATTGCTATCACCCTGTCTATCGCGTTCTGCACTGGTATCACCTACCTGATCAGTCTCATGTTTTCCATCCAGGACTTCGACCAGCTCACATCGGGCAACACTGGCATGCCGCTTGCAGAGCTCTTCCGCCAGGTCACCCAAAAGACTGGTGGTGCATTTGGTCTCCTTTTTATCCTGTTCATCGCTCTCGGCCCCTGCGTGGTCAGCTCGCAGCTCAGCACTGGTCGAATCTTCTGGGCCTTCTCCCGCGATGGTGCTATTCCGTTTTCCAAAGT CTGGTCCAAGGTCCACCCAAGCCTCAAGATCCCCTTCAATTCCCAGCTTGCAGTCACAGCTGTGATTGCTGCCCTGGGATGCTTGTATCTCGGCTCATCGACCGCATTTAACTCCCTTCTCGGAACGGCCGTCACTATCAACAACATTTCCTACATGTTCCCGATCCTCACCAACCTGCTTACCGGCAGGAAGAACATGCACAAGGGTGTATTCCACATGGGCCCAACGATCGGACCCATTGTCAACACCGTGACAGTTTGTTGGCTGACATTCGcgatcatcttcttctccttccctTACGTTATGCCCGTTGAGGTTGCAAACATGAACTATACCTGTGTCGTCGTGGGTGGCCTGGCAATCCTAATTGGCGCATGGTGGTTGAAGGCTGGCAAGGAGTATACTGAAAAAATGATGAAGGCGAAGGAGgaataa